GGGTATCGGCATAACCCGCGTACTGGAAGGTATCGGGGCTCAGCCCCTCTTTGTCCAGAAAAAAGCGCAGGACGGACAGCGCCCGGGCGCCGGATAGCTCCCAGTTGTCTTTGTACACTGATCCTGGCGTCACGGGAACATTGTCGGTGTGGCCTTCGATGCTGATGGTGGCGCCGATACCGCGGAACAGGCCGGAGAGCTGGCGCAGTGCAGGGAAGGCAGGGGATTTCAACTCAGCCTTACCCGCATCGAACAGGAAGCGGTCACTCAGCGTGATGGCAATGCCCTGCGGCTTATCGGCAACAAAAATCTGTTCCCCGAGGTTATTCTCCTCCACATACTGGGTGATGACGCCCATCAGTGCAGCCAGCTTCGCTTCCTGTTCCCGAAAAGCAAGCTCGCGCGCTGACGGCTCGTGTCCCTCCCCATCTCCTGTTTGTCCGGTTCCAGTATGATCTGCCCTGGTTCCATTCAGCCCGCCCGCATTCGCGGAGCCTGTAGCAGAAGGACCGCTAGCCGTTCCGCCTTCTTCAGTATCCCCCTTCGAAAGGCCATTCCCGGTGATTCCCTGGTTGCCCTCCAGCACGCCGCTTCCGCCTTCCAGCACTGCACTTCCGCTCTTGAAGGTATCCGATAAGGAGCCGCTGACAATGGCGTACTTCTGCGAATCCAGGCTGCTCATAGCATACAGAATCACGAAGAAAATAAGCAGAAGCGTGATCAGATCTGCGTAGGTAATCATCCAGCGGTCCCGGCTCTCCTTGCCGGCGGCGCGGGGCTGCCGGCGGTTTCTTTGTCTCATAGCGGTTCTCCCGGGCTGGTGCTGCTGCTGCGTTTAGGGGCGTCTGCCAGGAAGGGGGCCAGCTTTTGCCGGACCAGATGCGGGTGATCCCCGTTCTGCAGGGACAGAATGCCGACGAGCAGCATCTCCATGGTGCCCAGCTCGCTTTGGCTGCGGGACTTGATTTTGGAGGCAATGGGTAAAAAGAGTAGATTAGCGCTGGCTACGCCATAGAGCGTTGCTGTAAAAGCTACGGCAATCGACGCGCCCAGGTTGGAAGGGTCCGTTAAATTGCTCAGAACCCGGATCAGCCCCATGACGGTGCCGATAATCCCCATGGTCGGTGCATAGCCGCCGGCGGATTCGAAAATTTTGGCATACCCTTCATATTTCAGCTCTTTGGCATCCATCCCAAGCTCCAGGATCTGGCGGACCTGATCCGGGTCATTGCCGTCGACAATCAGAAACAGTCCTTCACGGGTGAAGGGATCTGGATGTTCCTCTGCCCGTTTCTCCAGGGCGAGAACACCGCCGCGCCGCGTGAGTGCAGCCATGGCAATCAGCTCTTCGGCTTGTTCCCGGCTGTTATCCCGTTGACGGCCAAAAGCCAAGCGGAGCGCCGCCGGAATGCTGCGGAGCTTGGACGCCGGGAAGCTGATGAGCACCGCCGCAAGGGTACCGCCGAACACGATCAGGGCAGCATTGGGCTGCAGCAGGCCGGACAGGCTGCCGCCTTCCCACAGAAAACCGCCGGTCATAGCGGCAATTCCGGCCAGCAGGCCGAGTATTGTAATGAAATCCATAAATTCAGGCTCCTTAAATTTCTATATATTATGGTTTGCAACAGTCTGGGCAACGCTGTATAATAAACGGGAACGTGCATTCCTATCTTCCATATTTTTCAGCTTGGTATGGATGAAGGATAATTAGGGTTAAAATTATAATATATTCATATATTCTAGACGATAGAGGGGAGACGGGCAAATGAGTGATATTGTCGTCAGTACGAAGACTTTTGCACTGGAGTCCGAGTATACACCCCAGGGCGATCAGCCTCATGCCATAGAAGAGTTATTGGACGGCATCCGGCAGGGCAAGAAGCACCAGACGCTGCTGGGAGCGACAGGTACAGGCAAGACCTTTACCATCGCACAAGTGATTTCCAAGTTGAACCGCCCCACGCTGGTTATTGCGCACAACAAGACGCTTGCTGCGCAGCTGGCGAGCGAGTTCAAAGAATTTTTTCCGAGCAATTCCGTGGATTACTTCGTCAGTTACTACGATTACTACCAGCCAGAGGCGTACATCCCTTCCTCCGATACTTACATTGAGAAAGACTCCAGCATAAATGAAGAAATCGACAAGCTCCGCCATTCGGCAACCAGCTCGCTGTTCGAACGCCGTGACGTTATTATTGTAGCGAGTGTGTCCTGTATTTATGGTCTCGGTTCGCCGCAGGAATACGGAAGCTTGCTGCTCTCGCTGCGTGTAGGGATGGAGAAGCCGCGCAATCAGATTCTGAGCCGGCTTGTAGATATCCAGTATCAGCGTAATGATATTAATTTCGTGCGCGGTACGTTCCGTGTGCGCGGGGATGTCGTTGAGATCTTCCCGGCATCCCAGGGCGAGCATGCGATCCGGGTAGAGCTGTTCGGAGACGAGATCGAACGGATTACGGAGATTGATGTTCTGACAGGCGAGCTGATCGGTGAACGTGATCATATCGCGATTTTCCCGGCGTCTCACTTCGTTACCCAGGAAGAGACGATGCGTGTAGCACTTGTCAATATTGAGCGTGAGCTGGAGGAGCGGCTGTCTGTGCTTCGTGAAGCAGGCAAGCTGCTGGAGGCTCAGCGGCTGGAGCAGCGGACCCGTTATGATATCGAGATGATGAAGGAAGTCGGCTTCTGCTCGGGGATCGAGAACTATTCCGGTCCGCTTACCTTCCGGGAGCCGGGAGCGACTCCGTATACATTGATGGACTATTTCCCGGATGACATGCTGATTGTGATTGATGAGTCCCATGTGACGCTGCCGCAGATCCGGGCGATGTATAACGGTGACCGTGCGCGTAAGACTGTCCTGGTGGAGCATGGCTTCCGCCTGCCGTCTGCGCTGGATAACCGTCCGCTGCAATTCGAGGAATTCGAAGACAAGGTCAGCCAGATTGTATATGTATCCGCAACACCGGGCCCTTATGAGATGGAGCATTGCGATACTATGGTTCAGCAGATTATCCGTCCTACCGGTCTGCTTGACCCGATCATTGAAGTGCGTCCTACCGAAGGGCAGATCGATGATCTGATCAATGAAATCCGTGACCGGGTAGAACGCGATGAGCGTGTGCTCGTTACCACCCTTACGAAGAAGATGTCTGAGGACCTGACGGACTACTTCAAGGAGATTGGCATCAAGGTACGTTATATGCACTCCGATATCAAGACACTGGAGCGTAT
The sequence above is a segment of the Paenibacillus sp. FSL R7-0204 genome. Coding sequences within it:
- the uvrB gene encoding excinuclease ABC subunit UvrB, yielding MSDIVVSTKTFALESEYTPQGDQPHAIEELLDGIRQGKKHQTLLGATGTGKTFTIAQVISKLNRPTLVIAHNKTLAAQLASEFKEFFPSNSVDYFVSYYDYYQPEAYIPSSDTYIEKDSSINEEIDKLRHSATSSLFERRDVIIVASVSCIYGLGSPQEYGSLLLSLRVGMEKPRNQILSRLVDIQYQRNDINFVRGTFRVRGDVVEIFPASQGEHAIRVELFGDEIERITEIDVLTGELIGERDHIAIFPASHFVTQEETMRVALVNIERELEERLSVLREAGKLLEAQRLEQRTRYDIEMMKEVGFCSGIENYSGPLTFREPGATPYTLMDYFPDDMLIVIDESHVTLPQIRAMYNGDRARKTVLVEHGFRLPSALDNRPLQFEEFEDKVSQIVYVSATPGPYEMEHCDTMVQQIIRPTGLLDPIIEVRPTEGQIDDLINEIRDRVERDERVLVTTLTKKMSEDLTDYFKEIGIKVRYMHSDIKTLERMAILRDLRLGTFHVLVGINLLREGLDLPEVSLVAILDADKEGFLRSERSLIQTIGRAARNSEGRVIMYGDRITDSMEKAMSETQRRREIQIAHNEKHGITPTTINKKVRDIIEATKVAESKADYLTGVGGKLNKKDKQSLMQRLEAEMKDAAKNLQFERAAELRDALLELRAE
- a CDS encoding flagellar motor protein MotB; this encodes MRQRNRRQPRAAGKESRDRWMITYADLITLLLIFFVILYAMSSLDSQKYAIVSGSLSDTFKSGSAVLEGGSGVLEGNQGITGNGLSKGDTEEGGTASGPSATGSANAGGLNGTRADHTGTGQTGDGEGHEPSARELAFREQEAKLAALMGVITQYVEENNLGEQIFVADKPQGIAITLSDRFLFDAGKAELKSPAFPALRQLSGLFRGIGATISIEGHTDNVPVTPGSVYKDNWELSGARALSVLRFFLDKEGLSPDTFQYAGYADTRPAYDNTTAEGKQRNRRVELIVLRQLQEEE
- a CDS encoding flagellar motor protein produces the protein MDFITILGLLAGIAAMTGGFLWEGGSLSGLLQPNAALIVFGGTLAAVLISFPASKLRSIPAALRLAFGRQRDNSREQAEELIAMAALTRRGGVLALEKRAEEHPDPFTREGLFLIVDGNDPDQVRQILELGMDAKELKYEGYAKIFESAGGYAPTMGIIGTVMGLIRVLSNLTDPSNLGASIAVAFTATLYGVASANLLFLPIASKIKSRSQSELGTMEMLLVGILSLQNGDHPHLVRQKLAPFLADAPKRSSSTSPGEPL